The uncultured Eubacteriales bacterium region TGCCCCCGGACAGGACGTACTCCTCCAGAAACTCTAAATCCTCGTCGCTCACCCAGTCCGCGACCTCGTCGCTGTCCGAGCCCCGGCCGTACTTGATGAGGTTCGCAATGCGGCTGATGAGCACCGTGGTTTTTCCGCTGCCCGCGCCTGCCAGCAGAAGCAGGGGCCCCTCGGTGGCAAGGACGGCCTTGCGCTGCTCCGGGTTCAACTTCATGTAATCAAGCTCGATGGCGGCCCGCCGGGCCTTGCAGAACTGAACGGCTCTCTCTTGTGTCAGCATAAGTACACCTCGGCAATATAGGAGCCGTCCACGAGGTGGACGGCTCCATCAGATTTCGTTACTTTATTTTATCGGAAAATGGCCGCAAGGTCAACTAGCCATCTCCACAAATCTTCCTTTTCCGCCCCAGACTAAGCCCAGGTGAAACAGGCGGAGCACCGCGTGTGGGCCCCCAGCGCTGCAGATGTCTCCGCAAGCAAGGTGCGGGAGCTCAGCCCCGGCAGTATCTAAAGCCACCGTCTATGTGCGCGTTTCCCGAGTATAAAAATCCCCTCCTGCTTGTACAGGAGGGGGCACCATCTCACTAACTTTTCATCCACTGCTGGAACTCATCCCACAGCTCCATGGCTTTGAACTTGACGATATAGCCCTCGTTTTCCCCGGTAATGAGGGCGATGTCCCCGCTGGTGAGGCCGCCTTCGGCAGCGGTTTCAGCGGTAGTCTCTGTCACAGAGCCCAGGCACAGAGGCGGGAAGACCACGCACCACCAGTTCTGCCCCCCGCCGTCCCCGATGACCACCCGCAGGGCGGTGTACTCCCCGGCAGGTAGGGCGAAATCATCGTACTCCTTGGTGGGGAACCACGCATTCTGCTCCACCGCTGCGGTCACCGGGTAGTCATACCCGTTCTCTCCCACCGTCTCGGCCCCGACGGCGGCAAAATCCCCCAGTCGGGCCGCGATGGCCGCCTCGGCCGCCTCACGGCTCAGGCCCTGGGTGAAGAGGTCCCCCGCCTCGGCTAAAATCCGGTCCCGTACTTGGAGTTTAAGGGCTTGGTCCTCCTGGGAGTCCGAGTTCGCGATGACATGCAGGCGGATCACCTTGTCGGCCAAATCCCTTTGCTGTCCGTTCAGCCACCCGCCCAGCAGAGCAGCCACCCCCACCCCAAGCAGCAGGGCAATCTCCCAGCGGCGGAGCTTACTTTTCGTAGTTAACATAAAAATCACCGTCCATATGTATTGACTACATTGTGGACGATGATTTCTGGTTTTATACCGACTGAGTCAAAAAAGTCTCCCGATAGACCCCCGCCAGGTCCTCCCAGGCGCGCCGGGCGGCCTCTTCACTGCGGAAGACGCCGAAGACGGTAGGGCCGCTGCCACTCATGCTGGCCCCCAGGGCGCCATGGCCCAGAAGTGCGCTCTTGATGGCGGCGATCTCCGCCGCCTTACGGGGCGGGAGCACATCCTCAAACACGTTGTATAGCCGCCGGGCCGCCCCCTCCAGGTCCCCCGCCTCCAGTGCGGCGATGAGGCCTGCGGTATCCGGCCTGCGACGGAGGCGCACACCGTCCGCCCGGCGAAAGAGCTCGGGCGTGGCAATGGGAAAGCCGGGTTTACATAAAACAATCCAACAGAAGGGCAGCGGTGCCAATGGGGTCAGCATCTCGCCCCGTCCCTCGGCCAAGGCTGTGCCGCCATGGACACAGTAGGGCACGTCGGAGCCCACCTGCTGGCCGATTCGGGCCAGCCGTTCGGGACTCAGTTCCGCCCCGGTGAGAACGTTCAGGGCACGGAGGACGGCGGCAGCGTCGCTGCTGCCTCCAGCCAGCCCCGCGCAGACGGGGATCTCCTTCTGGATGCGGATGGACACCCCCCCCAGGTCGATGCCCGTCTCCTCGCTAAAGCAGAGGGCTGCGGCGGCGGCCAGGTTCCGCTGGTCTGAGGGGAGAAAGCTCCGATTGGTGGAGAGCCGCAACCCCTCGCCCGTACCGATCTCCACGGTCAGCAGGTCGTGGAGGGTTACCGACTGCATCACCATCCGCAGCTCATGATACCCGTCGGCCCGTGTCCCCAGGATGTCCAGGGTCAGATTCAGTTTTGCGTTGGCCTTGACCTGCATAGCAGTTTCCTCTCTGTTTATCCGCGTATCCTCCGGGCCTCTAGGTAAAACCTCTTGTCGCTGGCCTCGCCCATGGAGAAGGTCTTCCGGGGCAGCAGCCCGTCCTGGGCCACGGTGGGGAAGAGGTCTGTCTTGTCCATAGCAGGCAGGAGGAACGCCAGGTTGCCCTCCTGCACCCCTAGGCTCCGGGCCACGTTCTCCCCGTGGATGTAGTCGATTCTGCACTTGTGCCGCTGAGCGTAGGAGTCCAGGAAGGCCTGGAGGGTACCCACGCTGAGGCGCAGCCTGGGGTCTGGC contains the following coding sequences:
- the spoIIR gene encoding Stage II sporulation protein R encodes the protein MLTTKSKLRRWEIALLLGVGVAALLGGWLNGQQRDLADKVIRLHVIANSDSQEDQALKLQVRDRILAEAGDLFTQGLSREAAEAAIAARLGDFAAVGAETVGENGYDYPVTAAVEQNAWFPTKEYDDFALPAGEYTALRVVIGDGGGQNWWCVVFPPLCLGSVTETTAETAAEGGLTSGDIALITGENEGYIVKFKAMELWDEFQQWMKS
- the ispE gene encoding 4-diphosphocytidyl-2-C-methyl-D-erythritol kinase, which encodes MQVKANAKLNLTLDILGTRADGYHELRMVMQSVTLHDLLTVEIGTGEGLRLSTNRSFLPSDQRNLAAAAALCFSEETGIDLGGVSIRIQKEIPVCAGLAGGSSDAAAVLRALNVLTGAELSPERLARIGQQVGSDVPYCVHGGTALAEGRGEMLTPLAPLPFCWIVLCKPGFPIATPELFRRADGVRLRRRPDTAGLIAALEAGDLEGAARRLYNVFEDVLPPRKAAEIAAIKSALLGHGALGASMSGSGPTVFGVFRSEEAARRAWEDLAGVYRETFLTQSV